Proteins encoded together in one Oxalobacteraceae sp. CFBP 8761 window:
- a CDS encoding Ku protein — translation MARSMWKGAISFGLVHIPVDMYPAVETKGLDLTMLDRRDFSPVGFKRYNKGNGKEVVWDDIVKGYEYEDGEYVVLSDEDLRRANPEATQTIDIQAFVDAGDVPLIYYDQPYYLAPGKGGAKVYALLRETLREAGKIGIAHVVIRVKQHLAALICVGDTIVLNTLRYPDEMRDAGELKIPSPNSKTASVTVKELKMAMALVEGMSEDWAPAQYHDSYREDVLALVKKKIKAKQTKTITQPEPEKEKRTTGKVIDLVALLQASLGKKPAKAALAALDDDDDDDDPPPRKSRKPVDDEDSGDDQPPPRARKAATSGARATATKAAAKPAAKKAAAKSATKAPARKKAA, via the coding sequence ATGGCACGCAGCATGTGGAAGGGCGCGATCAGTTTCGGACTGGTCCACATTCCGGTCGATATGTATCCCGCGGTCGAAACCAAGGGGCTCGACCTGACGATGCTCGACCGGCGTGATTTTTCGCCGGTCGGGTTCAAACGCTACAACAAGGGCAATGGCAAGGAAGTCGTGTGGGACGACATCGTCAAGGGCTATGAGTACGAGGATGGCGAGTACGTCGTGCTGTCGGACGAAGACCTGCGCCGGGCCAATCCGGAAGCGACGCAGACGATCGACATCCAGGCCTTCGTCGACGCTGGCGATGTGCCGCTGATCTACTACGACCAGCCGTATTACCTGGCGCCCGGCAAGGGCGGCGCGAAAGTCTATGCGCTCTTGCGCGAGACGCTGCGCGAAGCGGGCAAGATCGGCATCGCGCACGTGGTCATCCGCGTCAAGCAGCATCTGGCGGCGCTGATCTGCGTGGGCGACACGATCGTGCTCAATACGCTGCGCTACCCGGACGAGATGCGCGACGCGGGTGAACTCAAGATCCCGTCGCCCAATTCGAAAACGGCGTCCGTCACCGTCAAGGAACTCAAGATGGCGATGGCCCTGGTCGAGGGCATGAGCGAAGACTGGGCGCCGGCGCAATACCACGACAGTTACCGCGAAGATGTGCTGGCCCTGGTCAAGAAGAAGATCAAGGCCAAGCAGACCAAAACGATCACCCAGCCCGAGCCCGAGAAGGAAAAGCGCACCACCGGCAAGGTCATCGACCTGGTTGCCCTGCTCCAGGCCAGCCTTGGCAAGAAGCCGGCCAAGGCAGCGCTGGCCGCGCTTGACGACGATGACGACGACGACGATCCGCCGCCACGCAAGTCGCGCAAACCGGTCGACGACGAGGATAGCGGGGACGACCAGCCGCCTCCACGTGCGCGCAAGGCGGCTACGTCAGGGGCCCGTGCCACTGCCACCAAGGCAGCGGCCAAGCCAGCAGCGAAGAAGGCGGCGGCCAAGTCCGCAACCAAGGCGCCTGCGCGCAAGAAGGCGGCGTGA